The following coding sequences are from one Dama dama isolate Ldn47 chromosome 8, ASM3311817v1, whole genome shotgun sequence window:
- the SLC4A3 gene encoding anion exchange protein 3, with protein MANGVIPPPGGASPLPQVRVPLEEPPLSPDMEEDDDLGKTLAVSRFGDLISKPPAWDPEKPSRSYSERDFEFHRHTSHHTHHPLSARLPPPHKLRRLPPTSARQTRRKRKKEKTSAPPSEGTPPIQEEGGTGVDEEEEEEEEEGESEAEPAEPPPPGSPPKAKFSIGSDEDDSPGLSGRAAFTKPLPSVGPSSDKSPQHSVSSPSPRARVSRVTGEKGRPWSPSASYDLRERLCPGSALGGPGGPEQQVPTDEAEAQMLGSADLDDMKSHRLEDNPGVRRHLVKKPSRTQSGRGSAGGLAPVLRRKKKQQQFDRRPHEVFVELNELMLDRSQEPHWRETARWIKFEEDVEEETERWGKPHVASLSFRSLLELRRTIAHGAALLDLEQTTLPGIAHLVVETMIVSDQIRPEDRASVLRTLLLKHSHPNDDKDSGFFPRNASSSSVNSVLGNHHPTPSHGPDGAVPTMADDLGEPAPLWPHDPEAKEKPLHMPGGDGHRGKSLKLLEKIPEDAEATVVLVGCVPFLEQPAAAFVRLNEAVLLESVLEVPVPVRFLFVMLGPSHTSTDYHELGRSIATLMSDKLFHEAAYQADDRQDLLSAISEFLDGSIVIPPSEVEGRDLLRSVAAFQRELLRKRREREQTKAELTTQGGYVAPGKELSMELGSSEAAPDDDPLLRTGSVFGGLVRDVKRRYPHYPSDLRDALHSQCVAAVLFIYFAALSPAITFGGLLGEKTEGLMGVSELIVSTAVLGVLFSLLGAQPLLVVGFSGPLLVFEEAFFKFCRAQDLEYLTGRVWVGLWLVVFVLALVAAEGSFLVRYISPFTQEIFAFLISLIFIYETFHKLYKVFTEHPLLPFYPPEGGLRAELDLNASALPPTEGPPGPRNQPNTALLSLILMLGTFLIAFFLRKFRNSRFLGGKARRIIGDFGIPISILVMVLVDYSITDTYTQKLTVPTGLSVTSPSKRTWFIPPLGSARPFPPWMMVAAAVPALLVLILIFMETQITALIVSQKARRLLKGSGFHLDLLLIGSLGGLCGLFGLPWLTAATVRSVTHVNALTVMRTAIAPGDKPQIQEVREQRVTGVLIASLVGLSIVMGAVLRRIPLAVLFGIFLYMGVTSLSGIQLSQRLLLILMPAKHHPEQPYVTKVKTWRMHLFTCIQLGCIALLWVVKSTAASLAFPFVLLLTVPLRRCLLPRLFQDRELQALDSEDAEPNFDEDGQDEYNELHMPV; from the exons ATGGCCAACGGAGTGATCCCGCCACCCGGGGGCGCCTCCCCCCTACCCCAG GTCCGGGTGCCCTTGGAGGAACCACCTCTGAGTCCAGACATGGAGGAGGACGATGACTTGGGCAAGACCTTGGCTGTGAGCAGGTTTGGGGACCTCATCAGCAAGCCCCCAGCCTGGGACCCCGAGAAGCCCAGCCGCAGCTACAGCGAGCGGGACTTTGAGT TTCACCGACACACATCCCACCACACCCACCACCCGCTCTCGGCGCGCCTGCCTCCACCCCACAAGCTGCGGCGACTGCCCCCGACCTCTGCTCGGCAgaccaggaggaagaggaagaaggagaaaaccTCTGCTCCCCCCTCCGAGGGGACCCCTCCCATCCAGGAGGAGGGGGGAACCGGAgtggatgaggaggaggaggaagaggaagaagagggggaaTCTGAGGCAGAACCTGcggagcccccacccccagggtccCCACCGAAAGCAAAG TTTTCCATCGGAAGTGACGAGGATGACAGTCCCGGCCTCTCCGGGAGGGCTGCCTTCACCAAGCCCCTGCCCTCGGTGGGCCCGAGCTCGGACAAGAGCCCCCAGCACTCGGTCAG CTCTCCTAGTCCCCGGGCCCGCGTCTCCCGAGTCACTGGAGAGAAGGGCCGACCGTGGAGCCCATCGGCCAGCTATGACCTGCGGGAGCGGCTGTGCCCGGGCAGTGCCCTGGGCGGCCCAGGCGGCCCGGAGCAGCAGGTGCCCACTGACGAGGCGGAGGCCCAGATGCTGGGCTCCGCAGACCTGGACGATATGAAGA GTCACCGGCTGGAGGACAACCCCGGCGTGCGGCGGCACCTGGTCAAGAAGCCGTCTCGGACGCAGAGTGGGAGGGGCAGCGCCGGTGGCCTGGCCCCCGTCCTGCGCAGGAAGAAGAAGCAGCAGCAATTTGACCGGCGGCCTCATGAG GTGTTTGTGGAGCTGAACGAGCTGATGCTGGATCGCAGCCAGGAGCCCCACTGGCGGGAGACGGCCCGCTGGATCAAGTTTGAGGAGGATGTGGAGGAAGAGACGGAGCGCTGGGGGAAGCCCCACGTGGCCTCGCTCTCCTTCCGAAGCCTGCTGGAACTCAGGAGGACCATAGCCCACG GGGCTGCCCTTCTCGACCTGGAGCAGACCACTCTGCCAGGCATTGCACACCTCGTGGTGGAGACCATGATTGTGTCTGACCAGATCCGGCCGGAGGACAGGGCCAGTGTCCTTCGCACTCTGCTGCTGAAACACAG CCATCCCAATGATGACAAGGACAGTGGCTTCTTTCCCCGAAATGCGTCCAGCTCCAGTGTGAACTCCGTCCTAGGGAATCACCACCCAACCCCCAGCCACGGCCCTGACGGTGCAGTGCCCACCATGGCCGATGACCTGGGGGAGCCAGCCCCTCTCTGGCCTCATGACCCTGAGGCCAAGGAG AAGCCCCTGCACATGCCCGGGGGAGATGGTCACCGGGGGAAAAGCCTGAAGCTGCTGGAGAAGATCCCTGAAGATGCTGAGGCTACTGTTGTGCTCGTGG GCTGTGTGCCTTTCTTGGAGCAGCCAGCGGCTGCCTTTGTGCGCCTGAATGAGGCCGTGCTCTTGGAGTCTGTGCTTGAGGTCCCCGTGCCAGTTCGCTTCCTCTTCGTGATGCTGGGGCCAAGCCACACCAGCACCGACTATCACGAGCTTGGGCGGTCCATTGCCACCCTCATGTCTGACAAG CTGTTCCACGAGGCTGCCTACCAGGCGGACGACCGGCAGGACCTCCTGAGCGCCATCAGCGAGTTCCTGGATGGCAGCATCGTGATCCCCCCGTCCGAGGTGGAGGGCCGAGATCTGCTGCGCTCTGTGGCTGCCTTCCAGCGCGAGCTGCTCAGAAAGCGCCGGGAGCGTGAGCAGACCAAAGCCGAGCTCACCACCCAGGGTGGCTACGTGGCCCCCGGGAAAG AACTGTCGATGGAACTGGGGAGCTCTGAGGCCGCCCCTGATGATGACCCCCTGCTGCGGACCGGCTCGGTGTTTGGGGGGCTTGTCCGGGACGTGAAGCGCCGGTACCCCCACTACCCCAGTGACCTGCGGGACGCCCTGCACTCCCAGTGCGTGGCCGCCGTGCTCTTCATCTACTTTGCTGCCCTCAGCCCCGCCATCACCTTCGGGGGGCTGCTAg GAGAGAAGACGGAGGGGCTGATGGGTGTGTCTGAGCTGATCGTGTCCACGGCTGTGCTTGGCGTCCTCTTTTCTCTGCTGGGGGCCCAGCCGCTGCTCGTGGTCGGCTTCTCGGGGCCACTGCTCGTCTTCGAAGAAGCCTTCTTCAAG TTCTGCCGGGCCCAGGACTTGGAGTATCTCACGGGCCGTGTGTGGGTGGGCCTCTGGCTGGTGGTGTTCGTCCTCGCCCTGGTGGCCGCGGAAGGCAGCTTCCTGGTCCGCTACATCTCGCCTTTCACCCAGGAGATCTTCGCCTTCCTCATCTCGCTCATTTTCATCTATGAGACCTTCCACAAGCTCTACAAG GTCTTCACGGAGCACCCGCTGCTGCCATTCTACCCGCCCGAGGGAGGCCTGCGGGCGGAGCTGGACCTGAATGCGAGTGCCCTGCCCCCCACCGAGGGGCCGCCCGGCCCCAGGAACCAGCCCAACACGGCTCTGCTGTCCCTCATCCTCATGCTGGGGACCTTCCTCATCGCCTTCTTCCTGCGCAAGTTCAGAAACAGCCGCTTCCTGGGCGGCAAG GCTCGCCGCATCATCGGGGACTTCGGCATCCCCATCTCCATTCTGGTGATGGTCCTGGTGGATTACTCCATCACAGACACCTACACACAG AAGCTGACGGTGCCCACGGGGCTCTCGGTGACCTCCCCCAGCAAGCGCACGTGGTTCATCCCGCCCCTGGGCAGTGCGCGTCCTTTCCCACCCTGGATGATGGTGGCGGCCGCTGTGCCCGCACTCCTGGTCCTCATCCTGATCTTCATGGAGACACAGATCACTGC GCTCATCGTTAGCCAGAAGGCACGGAGGCTGCTCAAAGGCTCTGGCTTCCACCTGGACCTGCTTCTGATCGGCTCCCTGGGTGGGCTCTGTGGGTTGTTTGGGTTGCCCTGGCTCACAGCCGCCACCGTCCGCTCAGTGACCCACGTGAACGCGCTGACTGTTATGCGCACTGCCATTGCGCCCGGCGACAAGCCCCAGATCCAGGAGGTGCGGGAGCAGCGGGTCACTGGAGTGCTCATCGCCAGCCTTGTAG gcctGTCCATCGTCATGGGGGCTGTGCTACGTCGGATCCCACTGGCCGTGCTCTTTGGGATTTTCCTGTACATGGGGGTCACGTCACTGTCTGGTATCCAGCTGTCCCAGCGTCTACTGCTCATCCTCATGCCGGCAAAACACCATCCCGAACAGCCCTATGTGACCAAG GTGAAGACCTGGCGGATGCACCTCTTTACGTGCATTCAGCTGGGCTGCATCGCACTGCTCTGGGTGGTCAAGTCCACGGCGGCCTCACTCGCCTTTCCCTTCGTGCTGCTGCTCACAGTGCCTCTGAGGCGTTGCCTTCTGCCCCGGCTCTTCCAGGACAGGGAGCTGCAGGCG CTGGACTCTGAAGATGCTGAACCAAACTTTGATGAAGATGGCCAGGATGAGTACAACGAACTTCACATGCCCGTGTGA